In the Paramisgurnus dabryanus chromosome 5, PD_genome_1.1, whole genome shotgun sequence genome, one interval contains:
- the prlrb gene encoding prolactin receptor b, producing MFIAGWVVNPGKMRRDADALILMWLLYWISYSMCYSPPGRPRLTRCRSPEKETFTCWWEPGSSGGLPTSHHLYYRKESSVEVFECPDYHKAGNNSCFFDKRHTSIWIMYNITVLASNALGKTYSESVEVDVMDIVQPHPPENVNVTVNQTENSFYILLRWRPPSDADTRSGWVTIKYEVRIKMENSKEKKDWESFSAGKQLEFSVYSPQPGASYHIQVRCKLDQGLWSEWSEPVSIWIPDKTSETQNDVMIFAASLTAFIFLLSATFLATKIKHVKHFLLPPVPEPKINGFDTQQIKNATSGEIFDALIIHGYPQISQSSERDVDYLVISEDDEELDGKCFTEPAQKFKQIVQKSTEELKRLSCPGPGCDPQDYRYEYEDTLATIQPEISSEHLQLDDSGQLQPDSSNAQDRNPAKYTCLSSDRLRKLSISPAELTGYVEVDKEKREQEPLAVLEDYSKISDIFSDNVLVLHKDTNAQRHKEIKCDKTEISTGSTEPLEYLETVTSAS from the exons ATGTTTATCGCAGGTTGGGTGGTAAATCCAG GAAAAATGCGAAGAGATGCAGATGCCTTGATTCTGATGTGGCTTCTCTATTGGATCTCATACAGCATGT GTTATTCTCCACCCGGTCGGCCTAGACTTACAAGATGTCGGTCACCTGAGAAAGAAACCTTCACGTGCTGGTGGGAGCCCGGATCTTCAGGTGGATTGCCAACGAGCCACCATCTGTATTATAGAAAGGAGAG CTCTGTGGAAGTCTTTGAATGTCCAGATTATCATAAAGCAGGAAACAATTCCTGCTTTTTCGATAAGCGGCACACATCGATTTGGATCATGTACAACATCACGGTGCTTGCGTCCAACGCGCTGGGGAAAACCTACTCGGAATCTGTGGAAGTAGATGTTATGGATATCG TTCAACCTCACCCTCCAGAAAACGTAAATGTGACTGTAAATCAGACTGAGAACAGCTTTTATATCCTATTGCGATGGCGGCCTCCCAGTGATGCAGACACACGTTCGGGCTGGGTGACGATTAAATATGAAGTTCGCATTAAAATGGAAAACAGCAAGGAGAAAAAAGACTGGGAG TCATTTAGTGCTGGAAAACAGCTGGAGTTTAGCGTCTACAGTCCTCAGCCAGGAGCATCTTACCATATACAAGTGCGCTGTAAACTCGACCAGGGCCTGTGGAGTGAATGGAGCGAACCCGTATCCATCTGGATCCCAGACA AAACATCAGAGACACAGAACGATGTGATGATCTTCGCTGCGTCTCTAACAGCCTTTATTTTCTTGCTGAGCGCAACATTTTTGGCAACCAAGATAAAACA CGTGAAACATTTTCTACTGCCACCAGTTCCAGAACCCAAGATCAATGGCTTTGATACTCAGCAAATTAAG AACGCAACGTCTGGAGAGATCTTCGATGCCCTCATCATTCATGGATATCCACAGATATCCCAAAGCTCAGAACGTGACGTGGACTATCTCGTGATCTCTGAAGACGATGAGGAGTTGGATGGAAAATGTTTTACAGAACCTGCCCAAAAGTTCAAGCAGATCGTTCAGAAGAGCACTGAGGAACTGAAGCGATTGAGCTGTCCCGGTCCAGGATGTGACCCTCAGGACTACAGATACGAGTATGAAGATACACTAgccacaatccaacctgaaataaGTTCAGAGCATCTTCAACTTGATGATTCAGGGCAGCTTCAACCTGACAGTAGTAACGCTCAGGACCGAAATCCAGCCAAATACACTTGTTTGAGTAGTGACCGCCTTCGAAAACTCAGCATCAGTCCTGCCGAACTCACGGGTTACGTTGAGGTTGATAAAGAGAAACGAGAACAGGAACCGCTGGCAGTGTTGGAGGATTACAGTAAGATCAGTGATATTTTCAGTGACAACGTTCTTGTGCTACATAAAGACACAAACGCACAAAGACATAAAGAGATCAAATGTGACAAAACAGAGATTTCAACCGGTTCAACGGAACCTTTGGAATATTTGGAAACTGTGACAAGCGCATCTTGA